The sequence CGCCCccagcgggcggcggcggcgtcaCAGGCCGGGCGGCCCGAGCCCCGTcaccccgcgccccccgcgccccccgcgcgcGCCCGGCCAGCGGCGCCCCGGGCACGACCGTCCGCACCCAGGGCCCGAGCGCCGCCAGGCTGCTGTAGACGCCGGGCCGCTCGCGCTCCGCACAGCCCTCGCCCCAGCTGATGATGCCGGCCAGCAGCCAGGCGCCCCCGGCCCGGCACATCAGGGGACCCCCGGAGTCGCCCTGCGGGGGACGGGAAGGAGGTTAGGGCAGAAGGCTCCCTCCTGGGCACTGCAGGGCGAGTGGGGCACCTCCTCGCTACCCTCTCCCATGTCTGGACTAGTGTTGGGGGCCGaggccttgggggggggggcttgctgGCTGCAGCCTGGCTTTCAAGTCCAGCCCTGCGCTGACCACTGCACAGCACTGCCACCtgccgcccagctcccagggatGCAGCACTGGCACAGCACTGGGGGTACCCCAGCTCCCGGGAGcaccctcctacacacacacacacacacacacacacactggcactGGGGTGGAAGTCAGGGCTCACCAGACAGGCATCGCGCTGGCCCTCCAGGTATCCCGCACACAGCATGTCGTCGGTGATGGCGTCCTGCCCCGCGCCGCGCCAGTACAGGCGGCCGCAGACCTCGGGGTCAATGATGGGCACCTTCAGCTTCTGCAGGGTCTGTGGGGGTGCCAGGGGCACTGCGGAGGGACACACAGTCAGCGTCCTGCTGCCACTCCCCCTGCACCCACCCTCGAGTGGGTGCACTGGGTCTGCTCTGATGTCTTCCCGAGGCCTGCAGTGACTGGGACCCAGGGCCAGGTCTGCATGCAGCCTccagagcctgacctctgatgcCACGAGACGTGACCCAGTCTGCAGGCTGTCCCTGGCACAGATGCCGTTTGTGAAgtgtggggacagggacaggtcACGGCCATCTCCTAGGACTAGGCACCCTCCCCGAACTGGGGGGGCTGTCTGTGGAGCACCCCTGCTCTCATCACAGCCCTGCAAGTTCAGGAACTTCCCACCAGTGGgcgcccacaccccccccccccccggccgctGTCTTTCCTCTCATGTCTTCTTGAAACTGGTTCAagtctagttttttgtttttgtttttttgtacatTCGGCTGTttttagtctgtctctctcctatcaatcTATCTTCAATATATCCATCTGTCATCTCATTTCCTTTTCTAttgcattgctcatctctggcttatggtggtgctggggactaaacctgggaccactGGCCTCAGGCATGTTAgactttgcagaatcattatactACCTCCCCTGAGgccctcttctctgtttctaattctctgcctttcccccacccccaaaagcagtgttcagctctagcttatggtggtacaggagggAGGTCGAACCTGAGCCCTccagcctcagacttgagagcctttttgcataaccattatgctatctccctgccctttcTCTGCCTCATTGTCTCCTTTGCTTTGGGTTTCTAAACCTCCATTTATTATTTTGCCCGAAATTACAGTACATCGCCACTTGAGGGTGCTCTCTTCCTTCGGGATCTCAGGGCCCCAATCCTGTTGAGCCTGTAAACCTTTGATGCTTCCTCGCTCCGGCTTATATCCTCAGAACACACACCATTCAGCTGGAAACGAGGTGTGTGTCTGGGGCCCATGGCTGCCCCTCTCCCAAGTGCAccgccttccctccccttcccctgtcTGCAGGGCTGGTCACCTGTGCCCCCCCCACCGGCCCCGGGGAGAAGCCGCACCTCCGTCGCTCACGCTGCCCCAGCCCGCGATCCAGCACTCGGTGCCCGGCGGGAAGCGCACGGAGGCGTCCGGCAGGCAGATGGGCAGCACTCGCTCCGAGAACAGGATGGGGTGTGCCAGGCGCACCAGGGCGATGTCTGCTGGGGAGGCGTCCCGCCAGGAGTACACGGGGTGGGGGTGCACCCAGGCCACCCCCACCTCCTGAGACCGTGGGCCAGGGTTCCCCAGCTGCCAGGCTCCCAGCAGCACGGAGAACTGGGCCGGCTGGTCGAGGCTGCTGCAGGGCACAGGGGAGTGGGGTCAGCAGGCATGGGCGGGagggtgggggagtcaggcgggcgGGGTGCTGCGTACCCCTTGAAGCAGTGGGCGGCGGTGACCACCCAGCGGTTGGTGAGCAGGGAGCCCGCACAGTGGTGGGTCCCGTTCTTCCTGATGCTCACCACCCACGGCCACTCAGCATCCGAGCTGTCCTCTCCACCCACGATCCGGTTCAGCTGCTGGCGCTTCCCGCAGGCTGGGGGGGCTGGCCGGGAAGcggggtgtctgtcttcccctgagGCATGGCTCAGCCTCCAGCTTCCTGCACCACCTGCCGCCTCTGCTCTCTGCCTGCCCACCTGCCCGGCCTGCCTGGCCCTGCTCACCTGCACTGCCCGTCCACCCTGCCCTCCTGGCCCTGCCCGCCTGGTCCCACCCACTTGCCCCTGCCCCTTTCTGCCCAGgcccacagacagacagacagaccctgcCGCCTCACAGCCCTCCGTGCACTCACCAGCTCTCTCAGGCATGCAGGAGGCTGaaggcaagagaagacaggatTAGGCCTGTGGAGGGGAACCCCAGTGCCCAGGGAAGGGGAACCCCAGCATTCAGGGAGGGGAGCCCCCAGATGCTGCTGCCCAGAAAGAACTAGATGTGGCAGTGGGAGTGTCAGAGCCCTTGCATACCCTGCCCTGGCTGAGTGGCCATTGGAGGGCTGGGAAGGGGCTGCAGGTCCCACACCCACAGAAGGCAGTGCTCAAGGGGCCAGGACATAGATAGAGAGTAGAGCATGGTCagaaaatagacagacagacagacagacaggtgtgGGCCTCACAGACAGACTGGCAGTGGGTGAAGGGAAGCTAGGAAGAAGGCAGGCAGGtaaaacagacagagagaagacgcGATAGGCACATGACAGATGGACACACAGAAGGAAGGGTGGCAGTGGCAGgtggctggggggtgggtggggaggggagggctagAGGGTCTGCACTCACCTACAGgagccagcagcagcagcagcagtgagcGGAGGGTGCCCAGGGGGGCCCGGGCAGCCGCCTGGGACTCAGCCATGCTGTGGGGTGGGCCCAGACAGTGTGTGCTGGCCCAGGGCACCCCAGGTTTTATCCAGGAGAGAGGTGGAATGCTGTCAGACCTGTCCCCCCAGTGAGTGGCCCAGCCACCCGAGCAGTAGGTCAGGGCCAGGGAGGTGCAGGAGGAAGTGGGGCCGTTAGCAGCCTGGGGGCTCCCACTGAGACCCCCCTCACTGGCTGGGTCCCCCTCTGGGCTGGGTGGCAAGTCCAAGCCGGCAGAATGGGGCAGGGCGGGGCCCTGGGCCCAGGCGGGAGCTGGGGTGTTCTGGGGTGTTCTGGGCTCTTCTCTCATGGGGGCTGAGCAGGGGCACAGTAACGGCCCCTGCTACTCTCCAGCCCATGACT is a genomic window of Erinaceus europaeus chromosome 15, mEriEur2.1, whole genome shotgun sequence containing:
- the PRSS22 gene encoding brain-specific serine protease 4 isoform X2 codes for the protein MAESQAAARAPLGTLRSLLLLLLAPVDRHPASRPAPPACGKRQQLNRIVGGEDSSDAEWPWVVSIRKNGTHHCAGSLLTNRWVVTAAHCFKGLDQPAQFSVLLGAWQLGNPGPRSQEVGVAWVHPHPVYSWRDASPADIALVRLAHPILFSERVLPICLPDASVRFPPGTECWIAGWGSVSDGVPLAPPQTLQKLKVPIIDPEVCGRLYWRGAGQDAITDDMLCAGYLEGQRDACLGDSGGPLMCRAGGAWLLAGIISWGEGCAERERPGVYSSLAALGPWVRTVVPGAPLAGRARGARGARGDGARAARPVTPPPPAGGAREPAARSCIAALYSRL
- the PRSS22 gene encoding brain-specific serine protease 4 isoform X1, which translates into the protein MAESQAAARAPLGTLRSLLLLLLAPVDRHPASRPAPPACGKRQQLNRIVGGEDSSDAEWPWVVSIRKNGTHHCAGSLLTNRWVVTAAHCFKGSLDQPAQFSVLLGAWQLGNPGPRSQEVGVAWVHPHPVYSWRDASPADIALVRLAHPILFSERVLPICLPDASVRFPPGTECWIAGWGSVSDGVPLAPPQTLQKLKVPIIDPEVCGRLYWRGAGQDAITDDMLCAGYLEGQRDACLGDSGGPLMCRAGGAWLLAGIISWGEGCAERERPGVYSSLAALGPWVRTVVPGAPLAGRARGARGARGDGARAARPVTPPPPAGGAREPAARSCIAALYSRL